The Poecile atricapillus isolate bPoeAtr1 chromosome 37, bPoeAtr1.hap1, whole genome shotgun sequence genome window below encodes:
- the OVOL1 gene encoding putative transcription factor Ovo-like 1, translating to MPRAFLVKKPVVATAKRNWSELPDEQRAEIYVPICLGGCPLRRDPEPAVGEAPASPVSPLDMTLPPRAPPGPFLHPKGKGGSQGPVRPFGRSPPRGAAPGRGGPRGGVPGDRGGSRGAPELFSCPVCQKSFGFQRMLNRHLKCHSEVKRHRCPYCGKGFNDTFDLKRHVRTHTGVRPYKCSLCDKAFTQRCSLESHLRKIHGVAQRYGYKERRAKLYVCEECGGTADSQDAHLAHLRQRHPHSPLLAKLARKAAATPAPRPAPPRAAPPP from the exons ATGCCGCGCGCGTTCCTGGTGAAGAAGCCGGTGGTGGCCACGGCCAAGCGCAACTGGAGCGAGCTCCCGGACGAGCAGCGGGCGGAGATCTACGTGCCCA tCTGTTTGGGGGGCTGCCCCCTGCGCAGGGACCCCGAGCCGGCCGTGGGGGAGGCCCCCGcgtcccccgtgtcccccctggACATGACCCtgcccccccgagccccccccggCCCCTTCCTGCACCCCAAGGGAAAG GGGGGGTCCCAAG GTCCCGTCCGGCCCTTTGGGCGCTCCCCTCCCCGCGGGGCTGCCCCTggccgggggggtccccgggggggaGTCCCGGGTgaccggggggggtcccggggggctcccgAGCTCTTCTCCTGCCCCGTGTGCCAGAAGAGCTTCGGCTTCCAGCGGATGCTGAACCGGCACCTCAAGTGCCACAGCGAGGTGAAGCGGCACCGCTGCCCCtactgcgggaagggcttcaacgACACCTTCGACCTCAAGCGCCACGTCCGCACCCACACCG gtGTCCGTCCCTACAAGTGCTCCCTGTGTGACAAGGCCTTCACGCAGCGCTGCTCGCTGGAGTCTCACCTGCGCAAGATCCACGGCGTGGCGCAGCGCTACGGCTACAAGGAGCGGCGCGCCAAGCTCTACGTGTGCGAGGAGTGCGGCGGCACCGCCGACAGCCAGGACGCTCACCTGGCTCACCTGCGCCAGCGCcacccccacagccccctcctgGCCAAGCTGGCCCGAAAGGCCGCGGCCacgcccgccccgcgcccggccccgccccgcgccgccccgcccccGTAG